One Oceanotoga teriensis genomic region harbors:
- a CDS encoding TetR/AcrR family transcriptional regulator: MAKRNKEETKRILLESAVDLFSEKWYETVSAAEICRRSNLSNGIFYRYYKNKQDIFEKCLDLYVNTASKAFLGIEGDTVERRIESFIDISYKLNCEHKDIITVFREGQFRFKNYEERIRTIYKSAICKVFERNIKENEYIYFISGIRYLIIRSIYENINFDRDMLKEVIYNGFFDGSYINLVEVLKKNFIIHPLNFKDNTRDKLLKSGIELIGDKGFFNVDIADIVKRAGYSVGTFYINFMSKEEFLEELVNIIGIDLRNFLSSNIVEELSDSEKSLRALFLYLNYFNNNKEFYQIIREAEFVVSDVVTKYYDSFEDLYSRNLKAYKILNRKQASSMLVGLSHYSGIEYLFLDKIDDLQNFIKDISFFINNGIKK, from the coding sequence ATGGCAAAAAGAAATAAAGAAGAGACTAAGAGGATACTTTTAGAATCTGCAGTGGATCTTTTTTCAGAAAAATGGTATGAAACTGTATCTGCAGCAGAGATTTGTAGACGTTCAAATTTATCCAATGGTATTTTTTATAGGTATTATAAAAATAAGCAGGATATTTTTGAAAAATGTCTTGATTTGTATGTAAACACTGCATCAAAAGCTTTTTTAGGTATAGAGGGTGATACTGTTGAAAGGCGAATTGAAAGTTTTATAGATATTTCTTATAAACTTAATTGTGAACATAAGGATATTATAACTGTATTTAGAGAAGGTCAGTTTAGATTTAAAAATTATGAAGAGCGTATAAGAACTATTTATAAATCTGCTATTTGTAAGGTTTTTGAGCGAAATATAAAAGAAAATGAATATATTTATTTTATTTCTGGAATAAGGTATTTGATAATAAGATCTATATATGAGAATATAAATTTTGATAGAGATATGCTTAAAGAAGTTATTTATAATGGTTTTTTTGATGGATCTTATATTAATCTTGTAGAAGTATTAAAGAAAAATTTTATTATACATCCATTGAACTTTAAAGATAATACGAGAGATAAACTTTTGAAATCTGGTATAGAACTTATAGGAGATAAAGGCTTTTTTAATGTAGATATTGCTGATATAGTAAAAAGGGCAGGTTACTCTGTTGGAACTTTTTATATAAATTTTATGAGTAAAGAGGAATTTTTAGAGGAACTTGTAAATATTATAGGCATAGATTTAAGAAATTTTTTATCTTCAAATATTGTTGAAGAACTTTCAGATTCTGAAAAATCTTTGAGAGCTTTATTTTTATATTTAAATTATTTTAATAATAATAAAGAATTTTATCAAATAATAAGAGAAGCTGAATTTGTTGTCAGTGATGTTGTTACTAAGTATTATGATAGTTTTGAGGATCTTTATAGTAGAAATCTTAAAGCATATAAAATTTTGAATAGGAAACAAGCTTCAAGTATGTTAGTAGGATTATCTCATTATTCTGGTATAGAGTATTTATTTTTAGATAAAATCGATGATTTACAAAATTTTATAAAGGATATAAGTTTTTTTATAAATAATGGAATAAAAAAATAA
- a CDS encoding LysR family transcriptional regulator: MTLRHLKILITVVDEGSMTNAAKKLFITQPSISQAIIELEKYYEIKIFERLSKKLYITSNGKKLLSYARHIISMFDEMEETIKKEKEKNLLKIGASVTIGTCILSNISKKFIQKHPKTSIKSKIANTSIIEKLILKNDLDFGLTEGPIHNQDIIYKPFMEDKLIAICGKNNPLKKEKDINIEILSKQPLILREVGSGTRELFEIKMKEKNLPLNIVWECNNSEAIKNAVISDIGISVISEKAVMKELSEKSLFKINIKNINLNRKFNIIYHKNKYISENIQEFWNFCLKNNF; encoded by the coding sequence ATGACATTAAGACATTTAAAAATATTAATAACAGTTGTAGATGAAGGAAGCATGACTAATGCGGCAAAAAAACTATTTATAACTCAACCATCGATAAGTCAAGCCATAATAGAATTAGAAAAATACTATGAAATTAAAATATTTGAAAGACTTTCAAAGAAATTATATATAACATCAAATGGAAAAAAATTACTAAGTTATGCAAGACATATAATATCTATGTTTGATGAAATGGAAGAAACTATAAAAAAAGAAAAAGAAAAAAACCTTCTTAAAATTGGAGCTTCAGTTACCATTGGCACATGTATTCTAAGTAATATTTCAAAAAAATTTATACAAAAACATCCGAAAACCTCAATAAAATCTAAAATAGCCAATACTTCTATAATAGAAAAATTAATTTTAAAAAATGATTTAGATTTTGGTTTAACAGAAGGCCCAATACACAATCAAGATATAATATACAAACCTTTTATGGAGGATAAACTAATAGCAATTTGTGGAAAAAACAATCCATTAAAAAAAGAAAAAGATATAAATATTGAAATATTATCAAAACAACCGTTAATACTTAGAGAAGTTGGAAGTGGAACAAGAGAATTATTCGAAATAAAAATGAAGGAAAAAAATCTTCCTTTGAATATCGTTTGGGAATGTAATAATTCCGAAGCCATTAAAAATGCTGTTATTTCTGACATTGGAATATCCGTAATATCAGAAAAAGCTGTAATGAAAGAATTATCAGAAAAATCATTATTTAAAATAAATATAAAAAATATAAATTTAAACAGAAAATTCAACATAATTTATCATAAAAATAAATACATATCTGAAAATATTCAAGAATTTTGGAATTTTTGCTTAAAAAATAACTTTTAA
- the hutH gene encoding histidine ammonia-lyase, which produces MDTVIIEGGKLNIEDFIKVTRMNAKVELSNTAINKMQKARSYVEKIVEKGDPVYGINTGFGKFCNVKISNDELNLLQKNLIMSHSCGVGNPLSKEIVRGIILLRVNALAIGNSGIRVETVQKLIELLNKNITPFVPEKGSLGASGDLAPLSHVALVIMGMGEAYYDNKLMKSEEALKLANIQPIELREKEGLALINGTQVMTSIGTHAIYDAIKLLKLSDISASMTIEALNGITDAFDNDVHKIRNQKGQIQTAKNILNILKNSKNTTRQAEIRVQDAYTLRCIPQIHGASKDSINYVKEIVEREINAVTDNPLIFPDEEKVISGGNFHGQPIALAMDFLAIACSEIANVSERRIERLVNPQLSDMPGFLSPKGGLNSGFMIAQYSAASLVSENKVLSHPASVDSIPSSANQEDHVSMGTIAARKAVEIIENAYKVIAIETLCSAQAIDIKNSYKKLGIGTKKAYEKIRSEIPFMEKDRILYIDINKTEKIIKNDDYLNSIEKDIDIKI; this is translated from the coding sequence ATGGATACTGTAATAATCGAAGGCGGAAAATTAAATATAGAAGATTTTATAAAAGTTACAAGGATGAATGCCAAAGTTGAACTCTCAAACACCGCAATAAATAAAATGCAAAAAGCGAGATCATATGTTGAAAAAATAGTTGAAAAAGGTGATCCAGTATATGGTATAAATACTGGTTTTGGAAAATTTTGTAATGTTAAAATATCCAATGATGAATTAAATTTACTTCAAAAAAATTTAATAATGTCACATTCTTGTGGAGTTGGAAATCCTTTATCAAAAGAAATAGTAAGGGGTATTATTTTATTGAGAGTAAATGCTCTCGCAATAGGTAATTCTGGAATAAGAGTGGAAACAGTACAAAAGTTAATAGAACTTTTAAATAAAAATATAACTCCTTTTGTACCCGAAAAAGGCTCACTTGGTGCAAGTGGAGATCTCGCACCTCTTTCTCATGTTGCATTGGTAATAATGGGAATGGGAGAAGCTTATTATGATAATAAACTTATGAAATCTGAAGAAGCATTAAAATTAGCTAATATACAACCTATAGAATTGAGAGAAAAAGAAGGACTTGCTCTAATAAACGGAACTCAAGTTATGACATCGATAGGAACTCATGCAATATACGATGCTATAAAACTATTAAAACTCTCTGATATATCGGCATCTATGACAATCGAAGCATTAAATGGAATAACAGATGCGTTTGATAATGATGTACATAAAATAAGAAATCAAAAAGGACAAATACAAACTGCAAAAAACATACTCAATATATTAAAAAACAGTAAAAATACCACAAGACAAGCTGAAATTAGAGTTCAAGATGCCTACACCTTGAGATGTATACCTCAAATTCATGGAGCATCAAAAGACTCTATAAACTATGTTAAAGAAATAGTAGAAAGAGAAATAAATGCTGTTACAGATAACCCTTTAATATTTCCCGATGAAGAAAAAGTAATATCAGGGGGTAATTTTCATGGTCAACCAATAGCCCTCGCAATGGACTTTCTTGCAATTGCATGTTCAGAAATAGCGAATGTTTCTGAGAGAAGAATAGAAAGACTTGTAAATCCTCAATTGAGTGATATGCCAGGATTTCTATCACCAAAAGGAGGATTAAATTCTGGATTTATGATAGCTCAATATTCTGCTGCTTCATTGGTTTCAGAAAATAAAGTATTATCACATCCAGCAAGTGTAGATTCTATACCATCCTCTGCAAATCAAGAAGATCATGTTAGTATGGGAACAATAGCCGCAAGAAAAGCTGTGGAAATAATAGAAAATGCATACAAAGTAATAGCAATTGAGACTCTATGTTCAGCTCAAGCAATAGATATAAAAAACAGTTATAAAAAACTTGGAATTGGTACTAAAAAAGCCTATGAAAAAATAAGATCTGAAATTCCTTTCATGGAAAAAGACAGAATACTATACATAGATATAAACAAAACAGAAAAAATAATTAAAAATGATGATTATTTAAATTCAATAGAAAAAGATATAGACATAAAAATATAA
- a CDS encoding alpha/beta hydrolase family protein: MYKKYFLMIFIGLFIYSFSNEYNFIIKVMNSDFGSIKINQINNEFETVTEIYSQKAKISAKTTYEDDFYKSYSFNMKVNEKTVADYVSNYDGKKVIHSVNSIELPVINESNLFIVDNNFIIDHFWYFLKKHEGKGKAKIFIPFLSMNNQTFKNSIVDADYDIKDDKMIFTYSGLRTEVFFDKNFITKISIPSQGIEIERNDFKEKIENNIISEEVSFESKGLILNGTLSYPALLSNKMPLIILVHGSGVLDRDERFTSAGIEIAPFYDLAEELNKKGFAVFRYDKRNFVLNKLGEDYLEVSIYDFIDDAINAYNKMLEFDFIAKDRIIFAGHSQGATLIPYILKKAGYAGISLSPAVIGFVDLMVYQIEYQQDIINELNTDGSLDNLVDMLNEYLPHVKEIKSKFESNELKNEEVYMGFKGSFIKESDYLFENVVEEFVDINKNILIISGKEDLKTPSILLQEKEDEILKNDKISIKYIEGMSHEMYNQYIVFEPLVSESIFKWYENLK, encoded by the coding sequence ATGTATAAAAAATATTTTTTGATGATTTTTATAGGATTATTCATTTATTCTTTTTCAAATGAATATAATTTTATTATTAAAGTTATGAATAGCGATTTTGGAAGTATTAAAATAAATCAAATCAATAATGAATTTGAAACTGTCACTGAAATTTATTCACAAAAAGCCAAAATTTCGGCTAAGACAACTTATGAAGATGATTTTTATAAATCATATTCTTTTAATATGAAAGTAAATGAAAAAACTGTTGCAGATTATGTTTCTAATTATGATGGAAAGAAAGTTATTCATTCAGTTAATTCTATTGAGTTACCAGTTATAAATGAGAGTAATCTTTTTATTGTAGATAATAATTTTATAATAGACCATTTTTGGTATTTTTTAAAAAAACATGAAGGTAAAGGTAAAGCTAAAATTTTTATTCCCTTTTTGTCTATGAATAATCAAACCTTTAAAAATTCTATAGTTGATGCGGATTATGATATAAAAGATGATAAAATGATTTTTACATATTCAGGTTTAAGAACTGAAGTATTTTTTGATAAAAATTTTATAACTAAAATTTCTATACCTTCTCAAGGTATAGAAATAGAAAGAAATGATTTTAAAGAAAAAATAGAGAATAACATTATTTCTGAAGAAGTTTCATTTGAATCTAAAGGTTTGATATTGAATGGAACACTTTCATATCCAGCTTTACTTTCTAATAAGATGCCACTTATAATATTAGTACATGGTTCAGGCGTTTTAGATAGAGATGAAAGATTTACATCTGCTGGTATAGAAATAGCTCCTTTTTATGATTTAGCAGAAGAATTGAATAAAAAGGGATTTGCTGTTTTTAGATATGATAAAAGAAATTTTGTTTTGAATAAATTAGGTGAAGATTATTTGGAAGTTAGTATTTATGATTTTATTGATGATGCTATTAATGCTTATAATAAAATGCTAGAATTTGATTTTATAGCTAAAGATAGAATAATTTTTGCTGGTCATTCTCAAGGTGCAACTCTTATACCATATATTTTAAAGAAAGCTGGATATGCAGGTATAAGTCTTTCGCCAGCAGTTATTGGCTTTGTCGATCTTATGGTTTATCAAATTGAATATCAGCAGGATATAATTAATGAATTGAATACTGATGGTAGTCTTGATAATTTAGTAGATATGTTGAATGAATATCTGCCACATGTTAAAGAAATTAAATCTAAATTTGAAAGTAATGAATTAAAAAATGAAGAAGTTTATATGGGATTTAAAGGAAGTTTTATAAAAGAATCGGATTATTTGTTTGAAAATGTAGTAGAAGAATTTGTTGATATTAATAAAAATATTCTTATAATAAGCGGTAAAGAAGATTTAAAAACTCCTTCCATACTTTTACAAGAAAAAGAAGATGAAATTTTAAAGAATGATAAAATTTCAATAAAATATATAGAAGGTATGTCACATGAGATGTATAATCAATATATTGTATTTGAACCTTTAGTGTCTGAAAGTATTTTTAAATGGTATGAAAATTTGAAATAA
- a CDS encoding YeiH family protein codes for MSRLYKFLPGLIICFFTAIFSFYLGEKIPLVGGAIFALMFGILLNLIFHFDDKYLKGISFTSKKVLKFSIVLLGFGLNIKQVLEVGKISLIVMIFTLSAAFGFGWLFGKLFDMNWKLSSLISAGTGVCGGSAIAALSPVIEAEDSDVTYAMSATFIFDIVMILLFPIMGKMLSMSDLSYGLWAGTAVNDTSSVVAAGYAFSDKAGEFATIVKLTRTLSIIPITIIFSYINQKKKSQESRSSSFNIKKIFPYFIIFFILAAIFNSIGFVSTDLSVNLVKVSKFLMIMALSAIGLKTNFRDIKKSGFKPMIHGFIVSIAVVIVSLGVQFFIGQI; via the coding sequence ATGAGTAGATTATATAAGTTTTTGCCTGGATTAATTATTTGTTTTTTTACCGCTATTTTTTCTTTTTATCTTGGAGAGAAAATACCTTTAGTTGGAGGGGCTATTTTTGCTTTGATGTTTGGAATACTTTTAAATTTAATTTTTCATTTTGATGATAAATATCTAAAGGGAATTAGTTTTACATCTAAAAAAGTACTCAAATTTTCTATAGTTCTTCTTGGTTTTGGATTAAATATAAAACAAGTTTTGGAAGTTGGAAAGATTTCATTAATTGTTATGATATTTACTTTAAGTGCAGCTTTTGGATTTGGATGGCTTTTTGGTAAATTATTTGATATGAATTGGAAATTATCTTCTTTAATTTCAGCAGGTACGGGAGTTTGTGGTGGTTCGGCAATTGCAGCACTTTCTCCAGTTATTGAGGCAGAAGATAGTGACGTTACTTATGCTATGTCAGCTACTTTTATATTTGATATTGTAATGATTCTTTTGTTTCCTATAATGGGTAAAATGCTTTCTATGTCTGATTTGTCTTATGGTTTGTGGGCTGGAACTGCAGTTAATGATACTTCTTCTGTAGTCGCTGCAGGATATGCTTTTTCTGATAAGGCGGGGGAGTTTGCAACTATAGTTAAACTTACAAGAACTCTTTCAATTATTCCTATAACTATAATTTTTTCTTATATTAATCAAAAGAAAAAAAGTCAGGAAAGTAGATCAAGTTCTTTTAATATAAAGAAAATATTCCCTTATTTTATCATTTTTTTTATTTTAGCTGCTATTTTTAACAGTATAGGATTTGTTTCAACTGATTTATCTGTAAATTTAGTTAAAGTTAGTAAGTTCTTAATGATAATGGCTTTAAGTGCTATAGGGCTTAAAACTAATTTTAGGGATATTAAAAAATCAGGATTTAAACCGATGATTCATGGGTTCATAGTTTCTATTGCTGTTGTTATTGTTTCATTGGGAGTTCAGTTTTTTATTGGTCAGATTTAA